The DNA sequence AAGGAGACATAGACCTTGCTTTCTTTTCTGTCTTAAACATTAGTAATGAAATTCTTCGAGACCAAAAGAACGGAATTGCTTTTAAGAATTTAAATAAAGAAGAAGAAATTGTGATTTTGTTTTGGAAGGAACAAGGCATTCAAGCAATAGCAGAACAAATTGCAACTGCCATTTATCAAGTAACTCGTGTTCACTGCTTACTTGTCATTGGTCAAGGGTCCTTACATATTTCAGAAGCGTACTTGTCGGCACATCATATTGTCAAAAAGCAAAATTTATTAGAATGTACTTGGAATACAACTGTCCTAACAAGTGACAATGTAAATCATACCGAAGTGATCCATCTGTTTGACTATACAGAGGAGATAAAATGGGCGATTCAAAGTGGAAGTACTGAACAAATCGACGATATTTTAGAGAGAATATACAATAAAATGGAGAAAAACCAATACATTTCACTAGAACAGGTAGATGTATGGGAGAATCAATTCGCTATTTTAAAAGAACATTGGTTAAAGGAATATGAAATTGAAAACAAGAAGGAGCTATATAAAGGAATAAGCTACTGGACAGGGGATGGCGTCTTTTCCATGGTGAAATTTAAAGCAGAAAAAAGAAAAGAGTTTCATGACTTACTTAAAATCGTATACCATGGACAATATAAGAAGGAAAAAAATAGTGTACAAATGATTGAGGAATATATCCGCTCGAATTATCAAAAGGATATCAAACTAAAAGAGATCGCAGACCGCTTTTTCTTAAGTCGAGAATACATTTCAAGGAAATTTAAACAAGAGTATGAAGCTACAATAACAGATTATGTCACAAAAATTAGAATTGATAAAGCGAAAGAATTATTAGAAAATCCTTTCCTGAAAATATATGAAATTGCGGATACGGTCGGATATCAAAACGATAAGTATTTTATCAAAGTGTTTAAGAAAAACGTTGGAATGACCCCAAATGAATATCGAGGAAAATTTACTAAATAATAGATTAACAATGGAGGGCTTGTCATGAGTAATGTAACCGTATGGAATGAAAATCGTCATGAACAAAAAAATCCAGTGGTTCGAGAAATATACCCTGATGGAATTCATGGAGCGATTGCAACTTTTTTACAGGAAGAAAATCATAACGTAACAACAGCAACATTAGATGAAGTCGAGCATGGACTAAAGGAAGAAGTATTGGAAAACACGGATGTTCTAATTTGGTGGGGCCATCTAGCGCACGATGAAGTTTCTGATGAGATGATTGAGAAAGTCAAGCAACGAGTATTGAATGGTATGGGTCTTATTGTTTTGCATTCAGGTCATTTTTCAAAGATATTCAAGACGTTAATGGGAACAACGTGTGACCTAAAATGGCGTGAAGCTGATGAAAAAGAACGATTATGGGTTGTGTCGCCAAGCCATCCGATTACGGATGGAATCGGCGAGTATATTGAAATTGAAAAAGAAGAAATGTACGGGGAGCATTTTGATATCCCTGCGCCTGACGAATTAATTTTCTTAAGCTGGTTTGAAGGAGGAGAGGTGTTTAGAAGTGGTTGCACGTATCAGCGTGGTCAAGGAAAAATCTTTTATTTTAGACCTGGACATGAAACATACCCAACCTATTATCATAAAGATATACAGCAAGTAATAAAAAATGCAGTAAAATGGGCTACACCAACTTCACGACCAAAGCCTGTATACGGCAACGCGCAACCTTTAGAAACCATCAAGCCAAAACAACAAGCATAATAAAGAGTAATGAAAGTTGATTATGGAGATTACCATAGTCAGCTTTTTTTTGATATTCCTTTTTGTGGTAATTATTTATTTGGATTAAATAGATGCTTTTTCCTAACAATAAAAAGGAGAATAAAAAAGGAGGTCACCCATTGAAACATATAACTGCATTAGTTATCAAACTTGTGTTAGTAACTCTTGCCTTATTAATTGTCATGACTGGTTTTTATCACTACCCATTTGGATCTTCATTTGGATTAGCGATACTCATTTCGGTTTTTAGCTATATTGTCGGAGATTTAGGCGTTTTACGGATATCCAATAATACGATAGCAACTTTAGCTGATTTGGGACTAAACACCTTTATCATTTGGTTAATTGGTCCTTTTCTTTATTTCTTACCGGTTACGGTTACAATGGCATTCTTTGCAGCACTTGCTATATGTGTTGGAGAATGGTTCCTCCATAAATTTGTGGCGAATATGATGTTTGAGCGAGACAAGGAACCTTCGCCCCAACTATAAACACACGGTGGCACTACTGGATAATCAGTAGTGTCATTTCGTTTTTGGAAAATAATTGAAGTTGATAACCTTCCGCACTTTTTATTTAAAGTGAGAAATACTAACAACATAAAAGAAATCTAAAGCTTATCGATGGTAAAATAACAACTACCGAATGTTACATCTACGTTACAAATGTTGCATTTATAATAAACTATTTTTTCTGACAATTAGTGCATCTTTAAAACCCTTGATGCTATAGGTTTTTTAAAATACAAAAAAGTGCAATGTAGAAAAATGTCCAAATTCAGCGGTATTTAGAGGTTTTTGTTGTTGTATCTCTTAATTCCTCGCTTTTTATGTATATTTTATAGTTTGACAAAATTGGATAGACTCTTACTAGTTTCACAAGATGTAGTATATCCTCAATATATTTGGACACAAGATATTGATTTGTTATTGTAATTATGTTACGCTAGGGCAAGTGAATTACTAGATACATTGTTTTGTAAACAGATGAAATGTTTGGAAAAGATTGTGTCGAATAATGCAAACAAAATTACATACAGCATGACCTTACAAAGGTTTTAATCTGTCCATATAAAAGGAGGAATTCTCAATGACAATGATGATGTCTAAAATCATGAACATTAACATTGAGCGGTTGAACGAAGATATTGCACAATTTACTCAGGTACATCCGGTGACTGAAAGCATGAATATTACAAAAAAAGGTGTTTCTCGCCTTGTTATGCTTGACCGTTATACATTCAAAGATACTGAGAAGAAAACATTAAAAGAGGGAGACTTTGTTGTTCTTACAGTGAAGGATGACCCTAAATTCCCAGCACGTGGTTACGGATATGTACTAGAGATGCTTAAAAGCGAAAATAAGGCAAAAATCTTAGTCGATGAAGAATTCCAAGGCGTATTAGATGACCCTGAAGAGGTTAAAACAGGTGTTGTCATTCGTTCGCTTGATTCCATTGAAAAACCTTTAGAAATTTATTATGAACAAATTGCTAAGCGTGTAGCTACTGGTTTAGCTTCTGTTGAGGTTGACGAAGAAAAACGCCAGCAATCATTTGAAAAATTTTATCATGAACTAGTAAACATGAATTTTATCCCAGCGGGAAGAGTTCTTTATGGAGCAGGAGCAGGTACAGATGTAACCTACTTTAACTGTTATGTTATGCCATTTGTGAAAGACTCTCGTAATGGAATTTCAGAGCACCGTACACAAGTAATGGAAATTATGAGTCGTGGTGGTGGAGTGGGTACAAATGGTTCCACGCTTCGTCCAAGAAATACACTAGCTCGTGGAGTTAATGGAAAATCATCAGGATCCGTATCATGGCTTGATGATATTGCCAAGCTAACGCATCTTGTTGAACAAGGTGGAAGCCGTCGCGGAGCACAGATGATTATGTTAATCGACTCGCATCCTGACATCCTTGAGTTCATTATATCGAAAATGCAAAATCCTCGAATTTTACGATTCTTATTAGAGAATTCGAACGATGACCAAATTAAGAAGTTAGTTAAAGAAAAATTGAAGTTTACTCCTTTAACTGAAGTTGAGCGGGCGATGTACCAAGGAATTGTAAATTTTAAAACGGTTCCTGGTAACGGTGGCTTTGAAGAAAAAATTCTGAAAGAAGCCGAAGAAAAGCTTGCCCTTGGTGGAAACTATAGTGTAAACAATTCAGAATTCTTAACTGGAGCTAA is a window from the Bacillus alkalicellulosilyticus genome containing:
- a CDS encoding response regulator; translated protein: MKAIIIDDEKHVREGLMLLAEWDSYGIDTIIEASDGEEAVSLITEHQPEIIFTDMRMPKRDGISVLKWIHSSNLNCKTIVVSGYDDFQYMRNAIAFGSFDYILKPIQPHVLHDTLQRAVKEWNEQRNHQLTNMENRRVINEVKPLYLDYLLTNEMDKAKLSNRAIEQIKKEFGLDVSYQPYTMAILPMNMMIQMKYQGDIDLAFFSVLNISNEILRDQKNGIAFKNLNKEEEIVILFWKEQGIQAIAEQIATAIYQVTRVHCLLVIGQGSLHISEAYLSAHHIVKKQNLLECTWNTTVLTSDNVNHTEVIHLFDYTEEIKWAIQSGSTEQIDDILERIYNKMEKNQYISLEQVDVWENQFAILKEHWLKEYEIENKKELYKGISYWTGDGVFSMVKFKAEKRKEFHDLLKIVYHGQYKKEKNSVQMIEEYIRSNYQKDIKLKEIADRFFLSREYISRKFKQEYEATITDYVTKIRIDKAKELLENPFLKIYEIADTVGYQNDKYFIKVFKKNVGMTPNEYRGKFTK
- a CDS encoding DUF2512 family protein, with product MKHITALVIKLVLVTLALLIVMTGFYHYPFGSSFGLAILISVFSYIVGDLGVLRISNNTIATLADLGLNTFIIWLIGPFLYFLPVTVTMAFFAALAICVGEWFLHKFVANMMFERDKEPSPQL
- a CDS encoding ThuA domain-containing protein; the encoded protein is MSNVTVWNENRHEQKNPVVREIYPDGIHGAIATFLQEENHNVTTATLDEVEHGLKEEVLENTDVLIWWGHLAHDEVSDEMIEKVKQRVLNGMGLIVLHSGHFSKIFKTLMGTTCDLKWREADEKERLWVVSPSHPITDGIGEYIEIEKEEMYGEHFDIPAPDELIFLSWFEGGEVFRSGCTYQRGQGKIFYFRPGHETYPTYYHKDIQQVIKNAVKWATPTSRPKPVYGNAQPLETIKPKQQA